One window of the Runella slithyformis DSM 19594 genome contains the following:
- a CDS encoding outer membrane beta-barrel protein: MKKSIVTFVLAIIAFVSHAEKYTQKGDSLIVQFGNNTRMIIQARDKEGILSLRQYDLNKIVRDMGAALDSSSKETYIYINEKNGRKYLKDTVLVISRKDGEVKITINESKQGSSESKAGSSDNSTNSNDDDGTVTRSVTRRYKSPRNGFDVLVGLNTYAKNTPLTYQESDYDLLPWGSRFVSLSWVRGAAISRGKDASLGLDLGIDVSWYNMMFDGNNTVQKDTRALSFPAAVASGDVYKSKLTSAYLNLSLMPTLAIHHGPISYLSVGIYGGYRLDSYTKVQERRKGHSERTHSNFHLNDFRYGFGAELGIRHFPDLFMQYDLGELYQTAKGPAVRMISFGIRL, from the coding sequence ATGAAAAAGTCAATCGTAACCTTCGTTTTAGCTATTATAGCTTTTGTCTCTCATGCCGAAAAATACACGCAAAAAGGAGATTCTCTGATTGTGCAGTTTGGCAACAACACCCGCATGATTATCCAAGCCCGGGATAAAGAGGGAATTCTGAGCCTTCGTCAGTATGACCTCAATAAAATTGTGCGTGATATGGGTGCTGCCCTTGATTCGAGCAGTAAAGAAACCTACATTTACATTAATGAAAAAAACGGGCGTAAATACTTAAAAGACACAGTGTTGGTCATTAGCCGAAAAGATGGAGAAGTTAAAATAACCATCAATGAGTCTAAACAGGGTTCTTCTGAATCTAAGGCGGGAAGCTCAGATAATTCGACCAACAGTAATGACGACGACGGTACTGTAACCCGCAGCGTGACGCGTCGCTATAAAAGTCCCCGCAATGGGTTCGATGTTCTGGTCGGGCTCAATACTTATGCCAAAAATACTCCGCTTACCTATCAGGAGTCGGATTATGACTTACTGCCGTGGGGCTCGCGCTTTGTCAGTCTTTCGTGGGTGCGCGGAGCAGCGATCAGCCGAGGAAAAGATGCTTCACTCGGTCTGGATTTGGGGATAGATGTTTCTTGGTACAACATGATGTTTGATGGAAACAATACCGTGCAAAAAGATACCCGCGCCCTCTCGTTTCCTGCCGCAGTTGCTTCCGGCGATGTATACAAATCAAAACTGACCTCCGCGTATTTAAATCTTTCACTGATGCCTACGTTGGCCATTCATCACGGACCCATTTCCTACCTGAGTGTAGGCATATACGGAGGGTATCGGTTGGATAGTTACACAAAAGTGCAGGAACGACGCAAAGGGCATTCAGAACGTACACATTCCAATTTTCACTTAAATGATTTCCGCTATGGATTTGGGGCCGAACTCGGTATTCGTCATTTCCCTGATCTGTTTATGCAATATGATTTAGGGGAATTGTATCAAACAGCCAAAGGTCCTGCGGTTCGGATGATAAGTTTCGGAATTCGTCTATAG
- the tuf gene encoding elongation factor Tu, which translates to MAKAQFDRSKPHVNVGTIGHVDHGKTTLTAAITKVLAEKGLAEKRDFSSIDNAPEEKERGITINTAHVEYQTVNRHYAHVDCPGHADYVKNMVTGAAQMDGAIIVVAATDGPMPQTREHILLARQVGVPQLVVFMNKVDMVDDPELLELVEMEIRELLSFYEFDGDNIPVIQGSALGGLNGDAKWVKTIEDLMDAVDSWIPTPARDMDKPFLMPVEDVFTITGRGTVATGRIERGVINTGDPVEILGMGAENLKSTVTGVEMFRKILDRGEAGDNVGLLLRGIEKSDIRRGMVICKPGSVKPHAKFKAEVYILSKEEGGRHTPFFNNYRPQFYFRTTDVTGIITLPAGVEMVMPGDNLTIDVVLINQIAMEKGLRFAIREGGRTVGAGKVTEIVD; encoded by the coding sequence ATGGCAAAAGCACAATTCGACCGTAGCAAACCCCACGTAAACGTAGGTACTATCGGTCACGTTGACCACGGTAAAACTACTTTGACTGCTGCTATCACTAAAGTACTCGCAGAAAAAGGCTTGGCAGAAAAGCGTGATTTCTCATCAATTGATAACGCACCTGAAGAAAAAGAACGCGGTATTACAATCAACACTGCTCACGTAGAATATCAAACCGTTAATCGTCACTATGCCCACGTTGACTGTCCGGGTCACGCTGACTATGTGAAGAACATGGTTACGGGTGCTGCCCAGATGGACGGTGCTATCATCGTAGTAGCTGCTACTGACGGACCAATGCCACAAACTCGTGAGCACATCCTTCTTGCTCGTCAGGTAGGTGTACCTCAACTGGTTGTTTTCATGAACAAAGTGGACATGGTAGACGATCCGGAGTTATTGGAACTCGTTGAAATGGAAATCCGCGAACTGTTGTCTTTCTACGAATTCGACGGTGACAACATCCCTGTAATTCAAGGTTCAGCTCTTGGTGGCTTGAACGGCGATGCTAAATGGGTAAAAACCATCGAAGATTTGATGGATGCCGTTGATAGCTGGATTCCAACTCCTGCCCGCGATATGGATAAGCCATTCCTGATGCCGGTTGAAGACGTATTTACGATCACAGGTCGTGGTACTGTTGCTACCGGTCGTATCGAGCGTGGTGTAATCAACACAGGTGATCCGGTTGAAATCCTGGGTATGGGTGCAGAAAACCTCAAATCTACTGTAACAGGAGTTGAGATGTTCCGCAAAATCCTTGACCGTGGTGAAGCAGGTGATAACGTAGGTTTGTTGCTTCGCGGTATTGAAAAATCAGATATTCGTCGCGGCATGGTTATCTGTAAGCCGGGTTCAGTGAAACCGCACGCTAAGTTCAAAGCTGAGGTTTATATCCTGTCAAAAGAAGAAGGCGGTCGTCACACACCATTCTTCAACAACTACCGTCCGCAATTCTATTTCCGTACCACTGACGTTACAGGTATCATTACATTACCTGCCGGTGTTGAAATGGTAATGCCCGGTGATAACCTGACAATTGATGTCGTTCTTATTAACCAAATTGCGATGGAAAAAGGTCTTCGTTTTGCGATTCGTGAAGGGGGACGTACAGTAGGTGCCGGTAAAGTGACAGAAATTGTTGACTAA
- a CDS encoding sensor histidine kinase, with product MSELKFYRCIAGILIFCFLSLSNIAQLPVTILNEKTIEIDLWGKNSIEYFEDTTRHLTIEQLLRDSTIVFKSTQSHLPDFGFIEQSYYWIRFRVKKQTDKSIHWVLRNDYPMIDELNVFLINEASGEIIKKTVRDAFPTYQREISVHQCAIQLDILPNHNYSVYVQLVGTDAKLIKLKLSETHFFYSTYLDELWFWSAHLGFALCMIIVQIVFLLVTKERNFLLYVLFLLGYLSIAVLGGYGIIDSIVWPENRWLRRFGIVLAVVLSNVLGVLFYTHALRLKKTSPLLYKFLLADVVLAVAVSSWIFIIPYRISVNVYSSALIFIFFSLVSISCVLSYKRGNTSALYYFFGTIAYFISILVQIIWTLGYLYPSLIVVNSMHIGSMLEMIFFTWALAWDYRRTREQREETQRELISTLQSQNKEISEALIRGQTLERKRVAADLHDSLGGTLSAMRWTLTSFKTQGLTAQEKKVYDSLVEMTDDAHQRVRFLSHNLLPEDLDNEGLQVSIEKLIEKLNRSNKTKFELHIKLSKRPDKKTEFELYNIFLELINNVLKHANASEAYISLESLDSSVHLEVFDNGKGINGESKRGKGLYNIQDRIASLGGTWQIESTTKGTSVLADVPLT from the coding sequence ATGTCGGAATTAAAGTTTTACAGATGTATCGCAGGGATTTTGATTTTCTGTTTCCTGAGCCTAAGTAATATTGCTCAGTTGCCGGTAACAATCCTTAATGAAAAAACCATAGAGATAGATTTATGGGGGAAAAATAGTATTGAATACTTTGAAGATACTACACGGCACTTAACAATAGAGCAGTTGCTAAGAGACTCTACCATTGTATTTAAAAGTACCCAAAGTCATTTGCCGGATTTTGGTTTTATTGAACAATCGTATTATTGGATTCGTTTCCGGGTAAAGAAACAAACCGACAAATCTATTCATTGGGTTTTGAGAAACGACTACCCTATGATTGATGAGCTGAATGTTTTTTTAATCAATGAAGCTTCCGGAGAAATCATAAAAAAAACAGTTAGGGATGCTTTTCCAACCTACCAACGCGAAATAAGCGTTCATCAATGTGCAATTCAACTTGACATTCTCCCTAATCACAATTATAGTGTCTATGTACAATTGGTTGGTACAGATGCAAAATTGATAAAACTTAAACTTTCTGAAACCCACTTTTTTTACAGTACTTACTTGGATGAACTTTGGTTCTGGAGCGCACACTTGGGGTTTGCTCTCTGCATGATCATCGTTCAGATTGTATTTTTACTCGTTACTAAAGAACGAAACTTTTTGTTATATGTGCTCTTTCTGCTTGGGTACCTATCCATTGCTGTACTGGGGGGGTACGGAATTATTGACAGTATTGTGTGGCCAGAGAATAGGTGGCTCAGGAGGTTCGGAATCGTACTTGCTGTAGTATTGAGCAATGTATTGGGTGTTTTGTTCTATACACATGCACTTCGCTTAAAAAAAACATCGCCCCTGCTTTATAAATTTTTATTGGCAGACGTAGTTCTGGCTGTTGCAGTAAGCAGTTGGATTTTTATTATTCCTTACAGAATCAGTGTAAATGTATATTCAAGCGCCCTGATTTTTATATTTTTCAGTTTAGTATCCATTTCATGTGTGCTTAGTTATAAACGCGGCAATACCTCGGCTTTATATTATTTTTTTGGCACCATAGCTTATTTTATCAGCATTCTGGTTCAAATAATCTGGACACTTGGTTATTTGTATCCCTCGTTGATTGTGGTCAATTCGATGCATATTGGCAGTATGCTGGAAATGATATTTTTTACGTGGGCACTGGCTTGGGACTATCGTCGCACCAGAGAGCAAAGGGAAGAAACCCAAAGGGAGTTGATTAGCACACTGCAATCACAGAATAAAGAGATTTCGGAAGCACTGATTCGTGGACAAACACTTGAACGTAAGCGTGTTGCGGCTGATTTGCACGATTCATTAGGGGGGACTTTATCGGCAATGCGCTGGACATTAACTTCCTTCAAAACACAGGGACTCACGGCTCAGGAAAAAAAGGTGTATGATAGCTTGGTTGAGATGACCGATGATGCACACCAACGCGTACGTTTTTTGAGCCATAATTTATTGCCGGAAGATTTAGACAATGAAGGACTTCAGGTAAGTATAGAAAAGTTAATCGAAAAGCTTAACAGGAGCAATAAAACTAAATTTGAATTGCACATCAAATTATCCAAAAGGCCGGATAAAAAAACGGAATTTGAACTCTACAATATTTTTCTGGAACTCATTAATAATGTGTTAAAACACGCCAATGCGTCGGAAGCGTATATTTCACTGGAAAGCCTTGACAGCTCCGTTCATCTGGAAGTATTTGACAATGGAAAAGGTATTAATGGAGAAAGTAAGCGTGGAAAAGGTTTGTATAATATACAGGATCGAATCGCTTCATTAGGAGGAACATGGCAGATAGAATCTACTACTAAAGGCACAAGTGTGTTGGCTGATGTACCTTTGACTTAA
- a CDS encoding TCR/Tet family MFS transporter, giving the protein MAAKRNSALTFIFITLLIDITGIGIIVPVVPRLIQELTGEGLSKAALYGGWLTFIYSVMQFVFSPILGGLSDQYGRRPVLLGSLFGFGVDYIFCAFTSTIGWLFLARVIAGILGASFSTAGAYIADVSPPEKRAQNFGLIGAAFGLGFILGPMIGGLLGQYGPRVPFLVSAGLSLLNCLYGYFVLPESLEPKNRRPFDWKRANPVGSLRHLQRYPVIFGLIIPLILIYIAGYSTQSTWTYFTMEKFGWDEKWVGYSLAFVGLMAALVQGGLTRTIIPKLGNIKSIYWGLACYGVSFLLYAFANKGWMMFAITVMSALGGIATPALQAIMSNEVPPNEQGELRGALTGLMSLTAILGPVMMTALFAYFTSPSAPFQFAGAPFMMAAVLILFSFISVKKILTKS; this is encoded by the coding sequence ATGGCCGCAAAACGTAATTCTGCACTTACCTTTATCTTCATAACTCTACTCATCGACATCACCGGCATCGGAATTATTGTCCCTGTCGTACCGAGGCTTATCCAGGAATTAACGGGCGAAGGTCTCTCTAAAGCTGCGCTTTACGGAGGTTGGCTGACGTTCATTTACTCTGTTATGCAATTTGTCTTTTCTCCAATTTTAGGAGGATTGAGCGATCAATATGGCCGTCGTCCCGTCTTATTGGGTTCTTTGTTCGGCTTTGGCGTAGATTATATATTTTGTGCGTTTACTTCTACGATAGGGTGGCTCTTTTTAGCAAGAGTAATAGCCGGTATTTTGGGAGCAAGTTTTTCAACGGCCGGCGCGTACATTGCCGATGTAAGCCCTCCGGAAAAACGTGCTCAAAATTTCGGTTTGATTGGTGCGGCATTCGGATTGGGCTTTATTCTTGGACCAATGATAGGAGGATTGTTGGGCCAGTACGGGCCGCGTGTCCCTTTTTTGGTGTCTGCCGGATTGAGTTTGCTCAATTGCCTTTACGGTTATTTTGTATTGCCCGAATCGCTCGAACCTAAAAATCGACGCCCCTTTGACTGGAAGCGAGCCAATCCTGTCGGCTCATTACGTCATTTACAGCGATACCCCGTTATTTTTGGACTCATCATTCCATTGATTCTGATCTATATTGCCGGCTATTCTACGCAAAGTACGTGGACCTATTTTACCATGGAAAAATTTGGATGGGACGAAAAATGGGTCGGTTATTCTTTAGCCTTTGTCGGACTGATGGCGGCACTGGTACAGGGAGGGCTAACGCGCACCATTATTCCGAAGTTAGGAAATATCAAATCCATCTATTGGGGACTTGCCTGCTATGGCGTCAGCTTTCTGTTATATGCTTTTGCCAATAAAGGCTGGATGATGTTTGCCATTACCGTTATGTCGGCATTGGGAGGGATTGCCACGCCGGCGTTGCAGGCAATCATGTCAAATGAAGTGCCTCCCAACGAGCAGGGCGAACTTCGGGGAGCGCTTACCGGCCTGATGAGCCTGACGGCCATTTTGGGCCCCGTTATGATGACCGCTCTTTTTGCCTATTTCACCTCCCCTTCAGCGCCTTTTCAGTTTGCGGGAGCGCCTTTTATGATGGCCGCTGTTCTAATCCTTTTCAGTTTCATTTCTGTAAAGAAAATATTGACCAAAAGCTGA
- the secE gene encoding preprotein translocase subunit SecE produces the protein MNSFIEFVNASWDEVRHNVTWPKLTDLQSSTTLVLLGSLIFAAVVGLMDFIFENALSFLYQSF, from the coding sequence ATGAACTCATTTATAGAATTTGTAAACGCCTCCTGGGACGAGGTTCGACACAATGTCACATGGCCCAAACTTACAGATTTGCAATCCAGTACTACATTGGTACTGTTGGGGTCGCTGATCTTTGCTGCAGTGGTAGGTCTTATGGACTTCATTTTCGAAAATGCCCTCTCTTTTCTTTATCAGTCATTTTAA
- the nusG gene encoding transcription termination/antitermination protein NusG: MSNLNWYVIRAVSGQEKKIKTYLENEITRQGIQESIPEILIPTEKIVEMRNGKKRIREKNFFPGYIIISADLTKGDAYHLITTMPGVLGFLGNTTGNSKVPVPLRQAEINRILGKVEDAVEEVETPKVSFMKGESVKIIDGPFSGFIGTVEEIFDDRKKLNVVVKIFGRSTPVELSYAQVEKES; the protein is encoded by the coding sequence ATGAGCAATCTGAATTGGTATGTTATCCGGGCAGTGTCTGGTCAGGAAAAAAAGATTAAGACCTATCTCGAAAACGAAATTACCAGACAAGGCATTCAAGAATCCATTCCGGAAATTTTGATTCCTACCGAGAAAATTGTAGAAATGCGTAACGGTAAAAAACGGATCCGTGAGAAAAATTTTTTCCCGGGGTATATCATCATTTCTGCTGATTTGACTAAGGGTGATGCCTATCACTTGATTACCACCATGCCGGGGGTTTTAGGTTTCTTAGGAAATACGACCGGAAACTCTAAAGTGCCGGTACCTTTGCGTCAGGCAGAAATCAATCGAATTTTAGGCAAAGTGGAAGACGCGGTCGAAGAAGTTGAAACACCGAAAGTTAGTTTCATGAAGGGTGAAAGCGTCAAAATCATTGACGGTCCTTTCAGTGGATTTATCGGTACGGTAGAAGAAATTTTTGACGACAGGAAGAAGCTAAATGTCGTGGTAAAAATATTCGGGCGCAGTACGCCCGTGGAGCTGAGTTACGCACAAGTCGAAAAAGAAAGCTGA
- the rplK gene encoding 50S ribosomal protein L11: protein MAKEVAGYVKLQVKGGQANPSPPIGPALGSKGLNIMEFCKQFNGRTQDKMGMVLPVVITYYKDKSFEFVIKTPPAPIMLLEAAKVKLGSAEPNRKKVGSVSWDQVKVIAETKMPDLNCFTIDSAMKMIAGTARSMGITVSGKAPWDN from the coding sequence ATGGCGAAAGAAGTAGCAGGTTACGTCAAACTGCAAGTGAAAGGTGGCCAGGCCAACCCTTCTCCTCCAATCGGACCCGCATTAGGTTCGAAAGGTCTGAACATCATGGAGTTCTGCAAGCAATTTAACGGTCGTACGCAGGACAAAATGGGAATGGTATTGCCCGTGGTAATCACGTACTACAAAGACAAATCATTTGAATTTGTTATTAAAACTCCACCGGCACCTATTATGTTGTTGGAGGCTGCAAAAGTGAAACTCGGTTCGGCTGAGCCTAACCGAAAAAAAGTAGGATCCGTAAGTTGGGATCAGGTGAAAGTAATCGCCGAAACCAAAATGCCGGATCTGAACTGCTTCACCATTGATTCCGCAATGAAAATGATTGCCGGAACGGCGCGTAGTATGGGTATTACAGTATCAGGCAAAGCTCCTTGGGATAACTAA
- the rplA gene encoding 50S ribosomal protein L1, which produces MAKLTKKRKDALAKFDSSQEYSFEKAAEILKDITYTKFDASVDIDVRLGVDPRKADQMVRGVVALPHGTGREVRVLVLCSPDKEAEAKEAGADYVGLDEYVKKIEQGWTDVDVIITMPTVMAKIGKLGKILGPRGLMPNPKSGTVTLEVGKAVKEVKAGKIDFKVDKFGIIHTSIGRVSFGSDKIAQNAQELIATLMKLKPSSAKGTYVKTVHLSSTMSPGVVIDKSTIAGI; this is translated from the coding sequence ATGGCAAAATTGACTAAAAAAAGAAAAGATGCTTTAGCGAAATTCGACTCCAGTCAGGAGTATTCGTTCGAAAAAGCAGCAGAAATTCTGAAAGACATCACATATACTAAGTTTGATGCTTCAGTAGACATTGATGTTCGCTTGGGTGTTGACCCCCGCAAAGCAGACCAAATGGTTCGCGGTGTGGTGGCCTTACCGCACGGTACAGGTCGTGAAGTACGCGTATTGGTACTTTGCTCGCCTGATAAAGAAGCCGAAGCCAAAGAGGCAGGGGCTGATTATGTGGGTTTGGATGAATACGTAAAAAAAATCGAGCAGGGCTGGACAGACGTGGATGTAATTATCACCATGCCTACTGTAATGGCTAAAATCGGTAAATTAGGTAAAATCTTAGGACCTCGCGGTCTGATGCCAAACCCTAAGTCAGGGACTGTAACACTGGAGGTCGGTAAGGCTGTAAAAGAGGTAAAAGCAGGTAAAATAGATTTCAAGGTAGATAAGTTCGGTATCATACATACCAGCATCGGCCGTGTATCTTTTGGCTCTGATAAAATTGCCCAAAACGCCCAGGAATTGATTGCTACTTTGATGAAGCTCAAACCATCTTCGGCGAAAGGTACCTATGTAAAAACCGTACACCTGTCAAGTACAATGAGTCCGGGTGTAGTGATTGATAAAAGCACGATTGCAGGAATATAA
- the rplJ gene encoding 50S ribosomal protein L10 translates to MTREEKAVIIDELSEKFKAIPYFYIVDATGMTVSETNNLRRKCFTQGVEYRVFKNTLIAKALETLDTDYTPFNDSVLKGFSGIMFHPESGKAAAKLIKEFRKESGNDKLKLKGASVEYSLFIGADQLDTLLTLKSKQELIGEIIGLLQSPAKNVVSALQSSGGKLAGILKTLSEREG, encoded by the coding sequence ATGACACGCGAAGAAAAAGCCGTTATCATAGACGAACTCAGCGAGAAGTTCAAGGCGATACCTTATTTCTATATTGTTGATGCTACCGGCATGACAGTGAGTGAAACAAACAATCTGCGCCGTAAGTGTTTTACACAGGGCGTGGAGTATCGTGTCTTTAAAAATACGCTGATTGCAAAAGCATTGGAAACATTGGATACCGATTATACTCCTTTTAACGATTCTGTTTTAAAGGGTTTCTCGGGCATTATGTTTCATCCGGAGTCAGGTAAAGCTGCGGCAAAATTGATCAAAGAATTCCGTAAAGAGTCAGGCAATGACAAATTGAAGCTTAAAGGAGCTTCGGTTGAATATAGCCTATTTATCGGAGCCGATCAACTTGATACCCTCTTGACCCTGAAATCAAAACAGGAATTAATCGGGGAAATTATTGGTCTGTTGCAATCTCCTGCCAAAAATGTCGTATCGGCATTGCAAAGCAGCGGCGGCAAATTGGCCGGTATCCTCAAAACTTTGTCAGAGCGCGAAGGATAA
- the rplL gene encoding 50S ribosomal protein L7/L12 — protein MADLKAFAEQLVNLTVKEVNELAAILKDEYGIEPAAAAPVMVAAAGGGDAAPVVEEKTSFDVILKAAGAAKLQVVKLVKDLTGLGLKEAKELVDGAPKPLKEGVSKDEAEALKKQLEEAGAEVEVK, from the coding sequence ATGGCAGATTTGAAAGCATTCGCTGAGCAACTTGTTAATCTTACTGTAAAAGAAGTAAACGAACTTGCAGCAATCTTGAAAGATGAGTATGGTATCGAACCCGCAGCCGCCGCTCCTGTAATGGTAGCCGCCGCAGGTGGTGGTGATGCCGCTCCTGTAGTAGAAGAAAAAACTTCTTTTGACGTAATCCTGAAAGCAGCCGGAGCCGCTAAACTTCAAGTAGTAAAACTTGTAAAAGACTTGACAGGTCTTGGCTTGAAAGAAGCTAAAGAACTCGTTGACGGAGCTCCGAAACCTTTGAAAGAAGGCGTATCTAAAGACGAAGCAGAAGCTTTGAAAAAACAATTGGAAGAAGCCGGTGCTGAAGTAGAAGTTAAATAA